The sequence below is a genomic window from Flavobacterium lipolyticum.
TCAGGAGTTATCATTAATATCATTATCTTCTTTAATGTATTATTAGGTACTTATGAAAAAAGAAGAAGCTACGAAATGGTAGAGAAAGTTGGTTTATACTGGCACTTTGTCGATTTAGTTTGGGTATTTGTATTTACAGTTTTCTACTTAGTTTAATTTTAGATTTTAATTATTATGTCACACGAGCACGTATCAAATACAAAAAGAATCTGGTTTGTTTTTGCATTACTATCAGTAGTAACTACAGTAGAGGTTATTTTAGGTATCTACAAACCTGCATCATTAGAGTTTAATCATTTTGTTGGCTTGAACTTATTGAACTGGATTTTTTACATCCTTACAATTTTTAAAGCTTATTATATAGTATGGGCATTTATGCACATGGAAGGTGAAAAAAGCAGCCTTAGATGGTCTGTTGTAGCACCTGTTATTTTCCTGGTATTATATCTATTGTTTATTCTGTTAACAGAAGGGCATTATATTTATGGGGTTTTTAAAGATTCTACTATTAAATGGAATTTTTAACATGATATTAATTCGAAAAGAGTCCCGATAACATCGGGATTTTTTTATTTTTGTACCTCAATAACTTGTACAGATATAATGAAAAAAAATATAGTTCTCTTTGCTCTTTTTGTTTTGCCAATTGTAGCCTATTTGTTTTTTGCTTCAGGGGTTAACAGCTTTACTACACTTCCTGTTATAACGCCAAAAATTAAAGATTTCGGTGATTGGAAATCCCTGAATGGAAAGAAAGTTTTGTTGGATAAAAAGATCACGGTTCTTGGTTTTTCAGGGTCTGAAATTTTAAGCAATCGAGGGAATTACTTTAACTTAAACGAAAAAATTTACAAGCGCTATAACGGTTTTGAAGATCTCCAGTTTGTAATACTTTGCCCGTTGGGAACCGAAGCCGATGCACAAAAAGTAGTAGATGCTCTTAAACCTTTTACAGACGTGAAAGGCTGGAACTTTGTCTTCGCTTCACCTGAGGAAATTCAGGCATTTTACGATCAGCTAAAGTTAAAAGGAAAATTAGATCAGAATCTTGGAACTCCGAATGTTTTTATCGTCGATAAAGAAAGAAATCTTAGAGGAAGAAAAGATGCAGCTGAATACAAAGAAGGGTATGACACTTTTCATCCTTCAGAGCTAAGCAATGAAATGCTGGATGATTTTAAAATCATTTTATACGAATATCGTGCTGCTCTAAAAAAGAATCACAACGCAACTAAACAACTTTAATCTTTCTATCATGTTTAAGAATAAATCATATATCGGTATTTCGTTTATTATTTTAATTTTTGGAATTTATGCCGTTCCTAAAATTGTTGACAGAGTTAAAAACGGAGACATTGTAAAAGGAAACCGTCTGGACAATGTAGGATTGAAAACTTCAAAGGCTGATGGTAAATTGATGAAAATTGGACCAGCGCCGAAATTTGAATTGACCAATCAGGACAATGCTAAAGTTTCGAATGATACTTACAAAGGAAAGGTTTATGTGTTAGAATTTTTCTTCACAACTTGCCCGTCAATTTGTCCGAAAATGAATTTAAGCATGCTGGAGATCGAAAAGACTTTTTTCGGAAATCCAAATTTCGGAATCGTATCCATCACAATCGATCCTAAACATGATACGCCGCAGGTTTTAAAAGAACATGCTAAGTTATTAGGAGTAAAATCTTCTACCTGGAATTTCTTAACGGGGGATAAAAATACGATCATGGAATTGTCTAATAAAGGATTCAATTTATATGCCGGAGAGAATGAAAAAGTGAGCGGTGGTTTTGAACACTCAGGTTTGTTCGCTTTAATTGATAAAGAAGGAAATATTCGTTGCAGAAAAGATGAATTCGGAAATCCAAATATCTATTATGACGGATTAGATAAAAAAGGAGTTAGAGACATACAGGAAGATATTAAAATATTATTAGAAGAATAGAAATGGAAGATCATTCATTAGAGAAAAAATTCAGTAAGTTTATTGTTGCGGTTTCAATTGTAATTCCACTTGTGGTAGCCATTTTATTTGGTGTAAAATTGAAAGACTTAGGAATTGAAGTTGAACCGCTTTCGTTTCTGCCTCCAATTTACGCAACAACAAATGGTATTACCGCTGTAGTTTTAGTTTGGGCTGTATTGGCCATTAAAAATGGAAAACGTAAGCTCCATGAACGCTTAATGACTTTAGCGATTGGGCTTTCGGTAGCTTTTTTAGTAATGTATGTGGCGTATCACATGACCTCCGATTCTACTAAATTTGGCGGTGAAGGAGCAATTCGTTATATCTATTTCTTTATTTTGGTGACTCATATTTTATTGTCTATTGCCATTATTCCATTGGTATTAATAACGTACGTACGTGCATTGGCAAAACGCTTTGACCGACATAAAAAAATTGCTAAAATAACATTTCCGCTATGGTTGTATGTTGCAGTTACCGGTGTTGTGGTTTACTTAATGATTTCTCCTTATTATGCTTAAAATGGAAAATAGATTAAAGAATAAAGAAAATAGAAAAGCAATTAGAAGTAGGTTTGCGAATTTTTTATCAACGAAATGCTTCTATATTCTTGCATCTATTCTCTTTTCGCTAAGCGCAAATGCTCAATGTGCCATGTGTCGTGCAGCGCTTGGTGGAGATTCAAATGTTAAAAAAGCAGAAGCAGTAAATAATGGAATCGTATATTTAATGGTTATTCCGTATTTATTGGTGGCAGTAATAGGTGTTCTGATTTACAGAATGTACCAGTCAAAAAAGAAAAAAACAGATCATTAGTCAATTAGACAATTAGATAATGTGGTAATTCATTCATTATCTAATTGTCTCATTATCTAATTATCTCATTACCTAATTATTATTTCAAACCGTTAACCGAGACATTTACGGTACCGTTTATTTTGATAAAGGCAATAATGGCCTGATTGGTTAGTTGAATTTTATCAAACTGGATGTCTTCCATTTTTCCATTGACAAAAACACCTGGCAATGGAGAATAGTTTTTAAGATAAGCCGCCATGTTTTTCTTGCCTTCCTCTAAATTGGGTTGTATCGAATAACGACAGCTCTCTTCCATTTTTCTTAAAACATACCCCTGACCCAACCAGCTTGCCGTGCGCATTAATCTGCTTTTGGTATCTAAAACGTAATCCAGTTTTTCAAAGTAAATTTCTTTAGTCTGAGGATTGTATTGAGGAAATCCGTTTAAATAAAGCGTTCCGTTTACAGAGCCTAAAACATCTAGAGCAATAACCATCTTTCCGTTTTTATGCCAGATGGATACATTTTTTACCGTCACTTTTTTGCTGCCCGAACCAAATTCCTGACCTGCAAAATTCTTCGTCATAATCTTTGAAGCATCAACATAGGTAGATATGGCAGCAATGTTTGCTGAAATCTGATTCGGAACTTTAGCGACAGGTTTCAATATGATTTTATTGGCACTGAATTTAGATTCAGGTTTTTTGCCTACGATGGTTTCCATGTTGCATTTCATTCCCATGTCCAGTAAAAACTGATCATTTTTTAATTTGGCATTGGTTGAATACACTTCAACAGGAACAATTCTAAGCCAGCTTTCGTAAGTGTCACTCAGTTGAAAAGGAGTGCAGATTTTTTCTAAGGCAGTTAAAACATTTGGTTTGAAATCCATTGATTTTTCGATAGCCTCGTCTATTTTCTTTTCAATTTTTGATTTAAAAATAGAAATTGCAGGGTTTATTAGATAGGTAATAGGCATGCTTTTACCAAAAATCTGCATGGTCGGACTTTCGCTCCAGTCTAATGATTTAAACTCCGTTTTAGTGTTTAATTTCCAGTTTGTCAGTGCCACTTCACTGGACAGGGTAATCACACCATTCAGATTAAACTCTCTGATGTCGTAAAGTTCAACGCCCAGTTTTTTGGTACCGATTCGGTATTTAACAGTGGCTTTTAAAGGCAGGATTGTTTTTATCTTCTTGTCTGGGTTTGCGGGGTCATTTTGAATTTTTATAGGCGCCTGCTTCCAGATTTTCATTTCGATATCGTCGTCGTCGATCGTATTGTCTTCATAAATCAATCCGTTTAAAAGTGTATTGGTTTGATTTTCAATATCGCTAAGTTTTACTGTAATTGGTAAATTGATAAAGGAGGGGTTTGCTTCGTAAACTAACGGACTTGCGTCATCCGGCTCCGGTTTTAGGGTTTCCAGTTTTTGGGCTGTAGAGCAGCCTGCAAGTA
It includes:
- a CDS encoding DUF4403 family protein; the protein is MKFSSIISLFTLLAVLAGCSTAQKLETLKPEPDDASPLVYEANPSFINLPITVKLSDIENQTNTLLNGLIYEDNTIDDDDIEMKIWKQAPIKIQNDPANPDKKIKTILPLKATVKYRIGTKKLGVELYDIREFNLNGVITLSSEVALTNWKLNTKTEFKSLDWSESPTMQIFGKSMPITYLINPAISIFKSKIEKKIDEAIEKSMDFKPNVLTALEKICTPFQLSDTYESWLRIVPVEVYSTNAKLKNDQFLLDMGMKCNMETIVGKKPESKFSANKIILKPVAKVPNQISANIAAISTYVDASKIMTKNFAGQEFGSGSKKVTVKNVSIWHKNGKMVIALDVLGSVNGTLYLNGFPQYNPQTKEIYFEKLDYVLDTKSRLMRTASWLGQGYVLRKMEESCRYSIQPNLEEGKKNMAAYLKNYSPLPGVFVNGKMEDIQFDKIQLTNQAIIAFIKINGTVNVSVNGLK
- a CDS encoding SCO family protein encodes the protein MFKNKSYIGISFIILIFGIYAVPKIVDRVKNGDIVKGNRLDNVGLKTSKADGKLMKIGPAPKFELTNQDNAKVSNDTYKGKVYVLEFFFTTCPSICPKMNLSMLEIEKTFFGNPNFGIVSITIDPKHDTPQVLKEHAKLLGVKSSTWNFLTGDKNTIMELSNKGFNLYAGENEKVSGGFEHSGLFALIDKEGNIRCRKDEFGNPNIYYDGLDKKGVRDIQEDIKILLEE
- a CDS encoding cytochrome C oxidase subunit IV family protein — protein: MSHEHVSNTKRIWFVFALLSVVTTVEVILGIYKPASLEFNHFVGLNLLNWIFYILTIFKAYYIVWAFMHMEGEKSSLRWSVVAPVIFLVLYLLFILLTEGHYIYGVFKDSTIKWNF
- a CDS encoding DUF420 domain-containing protein; translation: MEDHSLEKKFSKFIVAVSIVIPLVVAILFGVKLKDLGIEVEPLSFLPPIYATTNGITAVVLVWAVLAIKNGKRKLHERLMTLAIGLSVAFLVMYVAYHMTSDSTKFGGEGAIRYIYFFILVTHILLSIAIIPLVLITYVRALAKRFDRHKKIAKITFPLWLYVAVTGVVVYLMISPYYA